A genomic segment from Maniola hyperantus chromosome 4, iAphHyp1.2, whole genome shotgun sequence encodes:
- the SelR gene encoding methionine-R-sulfoxide reductase B1 isoform X2 encodes MRGLLRPISIFRQAVRTNRAVQLKNTFTTALVWRAMEDKEALKKRLTPIQYHVTQEAGTERPYTGCFNKFYEEGLYVCIVCKQDLFSSKTKYDSGCGWPAFNDVLAKEKVTLHQDTSAGMVRTEVRCSKCSAHLGHVFNDGPVPTKRRFCINSAALDFISAEERTD; translated from the exons ATGCGTGGTCTACTTCGGCCGATATCTATATTTAGGCAGGCGGTGCGGACGAACAGAGCTGTCCAGTTGAAGAATACCTTTACAACGG CATTAGTCTGGAGAGCCATGGAAGATAAAGAAGCCCTAAAAAAACGCCTTACACCAATCCAATACCACGTTACCCAAGAAGCTGGGACTGAAAGACCTTATACTG GTTGTTTTAACAAGTTTTATGAAGAAGGTTTATATGTATGCATAGTTTGTAAACAAGACCTATTTAGTTCCAAAACCAAATACGATTCTGGCTGTGGCTGGCCTGCTTTCAACGATGTTCTTGCAAAAGAAAAAGTTACTTTACACCAGGATACCAGCGCAG GTATGGTGCGAACTGAGGTGCGATGCTCCAAATGCTCGGCTCACCTGGGCCACGTGTTCAATGATGGCCCGGTGCCCACCAAGAGACGGTTTTGTATTAACTCGGCTGCATTGGACTTCATATCAGCGGAAGAACGAACGGACTAG
- the SelR gene encoding methionine-R-sulfoxide reductase B1 isoform X1 has product MRGLLRPISIFRQAVRTNRAVQLKNTFTTALVWRAMEDKEALKKRLTPIQYHVTQEAGTERPYTGCFNKFYEEGLYVCIVCKQDLFSSKTKYDSGCGWPAFNDVLAKEKVTLHQDTSAVGANILLVLTRPGMVRTEVRCSKCSAHLGHVFNDGPVPTKRRFCINSAALDFISAEERTD; this is encoded by the exons ATGCGTGGTCTACTTCGGCCGATATCTATATTTAGGCAGGCGGTGCGGACGAACAGAGCTGTCCAGTTGAAGAATACCTTTACAACGG CATTAGTCTGGAGAGCCATGGAAGATAAAGAAGCCCTAAAAAAACGCCTTACACCAATCCAATACCACGTTACCCAAGAAGCTGGGACTGAAAGACCTTATACTG GTTGTTTTAACAAGTTTTATGAAGAAGGTTTATATGTATGCATAGTTTGTAAACAAGACCTATTTAGTTCCAAAACCAAATACGATTCTGGCTGTGGCTGGCCTGCTTTCAACGATGTTCTTGCAAAAGAAAAAGTTACTTTACACCAGGATACCAGCGCAG TTGGGGCGAATATATTACTGGTTTTAACACGGCCAGGTATGGTGCGAACTGAGGTGCGATGCTCCAAATGCTCGGCTCACCTGGGCCACGTGTTCAATGATGGCCCGGTGCCCACCAAGAGACGGTTTTGTATTAACTCGGCTGCATTGGACTTCATATCAGCGGAAGAACGAACGGACTAG
- the SelR gene encoding methionine-R-sulfoxide reductase B1 isoform X3 encodes MEDKEALKKRLTPIQYHVTQEAGTERPYTGCFNKFYEEGLYVCIVCKQDLFSSKTKYDSGCGWPAFNDVLAKEKVTLHQDTSAVGANILLVLTRPGMVRTEVRCSKCSAHLGHVFNDGPVPTKRRFCINSAALDFISAEERTD; translated from the exons ATGGAAGATAAAGAAGCCCTAAAAAAACGCCTTACACCAATCCAATACCACGTTACCCAAGAAGCTGGGACTGAAAGACCTTATACTG GTTGTTTTAACAAGTTTTATGAAGAAGGTTTATATGTATGCATAGTTTGTAAACAAGACCTATTTAGTTCCAAAACCAAATACGATTCTGGCTGTGGCTGGCCTGCTTTCAACGATGTTCTTGCAAAAGAAAAAGTTACTTTACACCAGGATACCAGCGCAG TTGGGGCGAATATATTACTGGTTTTAACACGGCCAGGTATGGTGCGAACTGAGGTGCGATGCTCCAAATGCTCGGCTCACCTGGGCCACGTGTTCAATGATGGCCCGGTGCCCACCAAGAGACGGTTTTGTATTAACTCGGCTGCATTGGACTTCATATCAGCGGAAGAACGAACGGACTAG